From a region of the Synechococcus sp. PCC 7502 genome:
- a CDS encoding bifunctional 2-polyprenyl-6-hydroxyphenol methylase/3-demethylubiquinol 3-O-methyltransferase UbiG encodes MILDLGCGSGWLTLGLTLANPGARVIGIDISPQSIKWAKNRLNYHGYSEAEFYVMPFEEIPKLNIRFDFIHCSDVLYLLPDPLEALKVMRSLLAQDGIIQGNLHSIYQRHYFYQGQQLCKYLGLMDTAPTDMEFSLIRELMNSLDDRILLKDKTWNSNPTDSFLSANHLLHEDKGYTIPEMFQMLAEADLEFISMTNWNQWNIRDLYKDRNNPSEYLDMIWEAASIEEKLHIFELLNPVHRLLDFWCCHLGMVEPRIPISEWQDNDWGNSRIYLHPQLKHPKIRESLDQAIALYAPFNIHVFLNINSAQSISLYTISCACLHLLWERPLTLSELAKAWQTIKPVNWLTKAVISAQDALTEIKEAVIEMEFLMLVLVEKSD; translated from the coding sequence ATTATTTTAGATTTGGGTTGTGGCAGTGGCTGGTTAACCTTAGGACTGACCCTAGCTAATCCCGGTGCCAGAGTTATTGGCATAGACATTTCCCCTCAATCCATAAAATGGGCAAAAAATCGTCTCAATTATCATGGATATTCAGAGGCAGAATTTTATGTGATGCCCTTTGAAGAAATTCCTAAATTAAATATCAGGTTTGATTTCATTCACTGTAGTGATGTGCTCTATCTTTTACCTGATCCCTTAGAGGCATTAAAAGTGATGCGGTCATTACTGGCACAAGATGGCATCATTCAGGGAAATCTGCATAGCATTTATCAACGTCATTATTTTTACCAAGGGCAGCAACTATGCAAATATTTGGGATTAATGGATACTGCTCCCACGGATATGGAATTTTCTTTAATCCGAGAACTAATGAATTCCCTTGATGATCGGATACTACTTAAGGATAAAACTTGGAATAGCAACCCTACAGACTCCTTTCTTTCTGCTAATCATCTTCTGCATGAAGATAAGGGTTATACGATTCCTGAGATGTTCCAGATGCTGGCTGAAGCAGATTTAGAGTTTATCAGCATGACCAATTGGAATCAATGGAATATTAGGGATTTATATAAAGATCGGAATAATCCCTCTGAATATTTAGATATGATCTGGGAAGCAGCTTCTATAGAGGAAAAGCTACATATATTCGAACTTCTAAATCCAGTACATCGCCTCCTTGATTTTTGGTGCTGCCATTTAGGCATGGTTGAGCCAAGAATTCCTATTAGTGAATGGCAGGATAATGATTGGGGAAATAGTAGAATTTATCTGCACCCTCAACTAAAACATCCCAAAATTAGAGAATCTCTTGATCAGGCGATCGCTCTCTATGCTCCCTTTAATATTCATGTGTTCTTAAATATCAACTCTGCCCAATCCATCAGTTTATATACTATTTCCTGCGCCTGCCTACATTTACTATGGGAGCGTCCATTGACCTTGAGTGAATTAGCTAAGGCATGGCAAACAATTAAGCCAGTCAATTGGTTAACAAAGGCAGTGATTTCCGCCCAAGATGCCTTAACAGAGATTAAAGAAGCTGTAATTGAAATGGAATTCCTGATGCTAGTTCTTGTTGAAAAATCCGACTAG
- a CDS encoding CO2 hydration protein translates to MSKPHPLEPFIKRLKSGQALLPDSKNNLMEVVGILKSYGVVLDAYYQNLIYISEHQFLVLFPFFKYFNGKVTAAKLGKHLWHDRINYEYAEYCMKTMLWHGGGGLDRYLDSDEFKQNCQKITNIKLKNNLPIKLINQIFPEFLLEQIRMLSYYSGLGQFWRVMAEIFLTLSDKYDCGEIQSIPDVVEHIKNGLVRAANNPFSYSVDIDGNSYDIIPRSAGLTFLSDLAIPYVEAIFFRGTPFFGTVSFNAQAHLISPDQSRFNYGALYADPLPVGGAGIPPTLLMQDMRHFLPNYLEEIYSDRTRGNYDLRVKICESFQKSMFCVTTATILGLAPFPLDSEEPEQILKNQVYLEGWMNRFEDSRLLSVQ, encoded by the coding sequence ATGTCTAAACCCCATCCCCTAGAACCTTTTATTAAACGGCTGAAATCAGGGCAAGCATTACTGCCAGATTCAAAAAATAATTTAATGGAAGTGGTGGGAATTTTAAAAAGCTACGGAGTAGTCTTAGATGCCTACTATCAAAACTTAATTTATATCTCTGAGCATCAGTTTTTAGTACTTTTTCCATTTTTTAAGTACTTCAATGGTAAGGTCACAGCGGCAAAACTAGGAAAGCATCTCTGGCACGATCGCATTAATTATGAATACGCTGAATACTGCATGAAAACTATGCTCTGGCACGGTGGTGGGGGCTTAGACCGTTATTTAGATTCCGATGAATTTAAGCAAAATTGCCAAAAAATCACTAATATCAAGCTTAAAAATAATTTGCCTATCAAGCTCATTAACCAAATATTTCCAGAGTTTTTATTAGAACAAATTCGGATGTTGTCCTACTACAGTGGACTGGGACAGTTTTGGCGAGTGATGGCAGAGATATTTTTAACCCTTTCAGATAAATATGATTGTGGTGAAATTCAATCTATTCCCGATGTGGTAGAGCATATTAAAAACGGTTTGGTCCGAGCTGCAAATAACCCTTTTAGTTACTCTGTGGATATAGATGGCAACAGTTATGACATAATTCCTCGGTCGGCAGGTTTGACGTTTTTGTCCGATTTGGCAATTCCCTATGTCGAAGCCATCTTTTTTCGGGGAACCCCGTTTTTTGGTACCGTCTCCTTTAATGCCCAAGCCCATCTAATTTCACCCGATCAGAGTCGCTTTAATTACGGAGCTTTATATGCCGATCCCTTACCTGTAGGTGGAGCAGGGATTCCTCCTACTTTGTTAATGCAGGATATGCGTCACTTTTTGCCAAATTACTTAGAGGAAATTTATAGCGATCGCACCCGTGGAAATTATGACCTCAGAGTTAAAATCTGTGAAAGCTTCCAAAAATCCATGTTTTGCGTAACTACAGCCACTATTTTAGGATTAGCCCCATTTCCCCTAGATTCCGA
- a CDS encoding fatty acid desaturase, giving the protein MPLSKLITPSYFKWVLRLHQKYKRYRNKYGRSLDPNLGLISAALIFCLWIFTFVLSCQVDLGSVSIWVGTLIVVVRTFLHTGLFIISHDAAHGTVFTGNRRLNDWIGAIALWIYGLLPYQKFVINHGLHHKHPATAQDPDFHDGRHSSMTKWYLGFMYRYIDKKQVLTLFIGMTILFHGIRIGFNVSAVNLLLFWILPLLLSSMQLFYFGTYLPHREPVHKDRHNARSSKFPVLISFFTCYHFGYHWEHHEYPYLPWFRLPSVRKYSGH; this is encoded by the coding sequence ATGCCTCTAAGCAAATTAATTACCCCAAGCTACTTTAAATGGGTTTTAAGATTACATCAGAAATATAAAAGATATAGAAATAAATATGGGCGATCGCTCGATCCGAACTTAGGTTTGATTAGTGCTGCTTTAATATTTTGTTTGTGGATTTTCACATTTGTCTTAAGTTGCCAAGTTGATCTAGGGTCAGTATCAATTTGGGTAGGAACTTTAATTGTTGTAGTCAGAACTTTTTTACATACAGGTCTATTTATTATTTCCCATGATGCGGCTCACGGTACAGTATTTACAGGCAATAGACGGCTGAATGATTGGATCGGGGCGATCGCTCTATGGATATACGGATTACTACCCTATCAAAAATTTGTAATTAATCATGGACTCCACCATAAACATCCCGCCACTGCCCAAGACCCAGATTTCCACGATGGCAGGCACTCTAGCATGACTAAATGGTATCTCGGCTTTATGTATCGCTACATTGATAAAAAGCAAGTCCTGACCTTATTTATAGGTATGACCATTTTATTCCACGGTATTAGAATTGGGTTTAATGTATCTGCTGTGAACTTATTACTATTTTGGATATTACCCCTGTTATTAAGTTCGATGCAGTTGTTCTATTTTGGCACCTATTTGCCTCACCGTGAGCCAGTCCATAAAGATCGCCATAACGCCCGTAGTAGTAAGTTTCCCGTCTTAATTTCATTTTTTACCTGTTACCATTTTGGCTATCATTGGGAACACCACGAATATCCGTACTTACCCTGGTTTAGGCTGCCTTCCGTGCGCAAATATTCAGGACACTAA